From a single Photobacterium gaetbulicola Gung47 genomic region:
- a CDS encoding nitrate/TMAO reductase (COG2197) has product MNKRKWWSWAASGILIMLVSMMAFADTESRDPREAVEAELDKKFQDGRYSRDGSETCLRCHDKDSEIPATGIFDNVHGRLGVSHGPMSDRQCEACHGPLGNHHRNPRGNNAREPMITFGDDSPVPASKQNSVCLSCHQGSAQRNWHSSVHAFEDVSCSSCHKLHQAEDPMFNQATQVETCTGCHSQVKAQLHKRSSHPIRDGVMSCSSCHEPHQSVNEASLKQVDINENCYQCHAEKRGPFLWEHEPVSEDCSYCHNPHGSINSAMLDKRMPQLCQDCHRVPHAQVDIPEGDLRVRGGSCMNCHSQVHGTNHPRGLTLRK; this is encoded by the coding sequence ATGAATAAGAGAAAGTGGTGGTCGTGGGCAGCAAGCGGGATCCTGATCATGCTGGTCAGCATGATGGCTTTTGCCGACACTGAAAGCCGAGATCCCCGTGAAGCCGTTGAGGCTGAGCTGGATAAAAAATTCCAGGATGGACGCTATTCACGCGATGGCTCTGAGACGTGTCTGCGTTGCCATGACAAGGATTCAGAGATCCCGGCGACGGGGATCTTCGACAATGTTCACGGCCGCCTGGGGGTTTCCCATGGCCCGATGAGCGATCGCCAGTGCGAAGCTTGCCATGGCCCGCTGGGAAACCATCACCGTAACCCGAGGGGGAATAATGCGCGTGAGCCCATGATCACCTTTGGTGACGATTCCCCCGTTCCTGCCAGCAAGCAAAACAGCGTTTGCCTGTCTTGCCACCAAGGTAGTGCTCAGAGGAACTGGCACTCGAGCGTGCATGCGTTCGAAGATGTCAGTTGCTCGAGCTGCCATAAGCTGCATCAGGCTGAAGACCCCATGTTTAACCAAGCAACGCAGGTAGAAACCTGTACCGGCTGCCATAGCCAGGTTAAAGCTCAGCTGCACAAGCGTTCCAGCCATCCGATACGGGATGGGGTCATGAGCTGTTCGAGCTGCCATGAGCCGCACCAATCAGTCAACGAAGCCAGTTTGAAGCAGGTGGATATCAACGAAAATTGCTATCAATGCCATGCGGAAAAACGCGGCCCCTTCCTGTGGGAGCATGAGCCGGTGTCTGAGGACTGCAGTTATTGCCATAACCCGCACGGCTCCATCAATAGTGCGATGTTGGACAAACGCATGCCTCAACTGTGTCAGGACTGCCATCGAGTGCCGCACGCTCAAGTGGACATTCCAGAAGGAGACCTGCGTGTGCGTGGCGGCAGCTGCATGAACTGCCATAGTCAGGTACACGGTACCAATCACCCTCGCGGCTTAACGTTGAGAAAATGA
- a CDS encoding putative outer membrane protein precursor, producing the protein MKIVYPIYWLTASMTFCGYAEEESVPADNPYQDYSLKAAKEVDTSGWECKACSSDGQWQGSAALGAGYSDNGGSTRFNNWVPTHSDVGAVGTLNADLGQVNDDGEYTRFEVEDLGLKRFRIGTELGDYDGVRASLYYSQSPYYWNDDSLSAYRGDGTTLTEGDLRTFDKESIREKIQIGLKYTPPSPWQPYADMTFEQKEGTYSFYDNRVPGVGSVPGYIQKPLSHETLNTAVGVSYLEEDWLIDAAYRASVFRNDNQALYFGPASDPFADSRAYEPDNEFHQVAVSGNYRMDRQTIDGRVLWQESTSDGGLNVFPGSPNQKAKFDGKVNTVQVDAGYSNRLTSKAALKVRADYRDRDDRSDKDAVIGQTRPTTDRTRSGLEVVGDYRYNRSWKIQGGYDYRYRSREEANRKRTNESTLYLSTRYKPVDDWSAGAKVSWQDRDGSSWRNDSANSPNLRQYYLADRERLELRGDIRYQLNDSTQLSAAAWYGDEDYPTPDIGRSSGKDYGYDATVDYQHDENTVGYAYLNYQQIESKQQSANSNSPDFSRYTSELTDEAVVVGVGANRNNLMDKRLDIGLDYSYSYGKGKTSTTSNADFDYPDNRSQGHRLEVNGTYRVDDRQSIKLNIRYENYDEDDYLFAADEDSLGRVNQDYDGYFGMVSWEYKY; encoded by the coding sequence ATGAAGATTGTATATCCAATTTATTGGCTGACTGCATCGATGACATTCTGTGGTTATGCCGAAGAAGAGAGCGTGCCCGCTGACAATCCGTACCAGGATTACTCACTCAAAGCGGCGAAAGAGGTCGATACATCCGGCTGGGAGTGTAAAGCCTGCTCAAGTGATGGGCAATGGCAGGGAAGTGCCGCATTGGGCGCGGGCTATTCAGATAATGGTGGCTCGACCCGGTTCAACAATTGGGTGCCGACCCACAGTGATGTAGGGGCCGTGGGAACACTCAATGCCGATTTAGGGCAAGTCAATGATGACGGGGAATACACGCGGTTTGAGGTCGAAGACCTTGGCTTGAAGCGGTTTCGGATCGGCACCGAGCTGGGTGATTACGACGGTGTGCGGGCAAGCCTTTACTACAGCCAGTCACCGTATTACTGGAACGATGATAGCCTTTCTGCATACCGTGGTGATGGCACGACATTGACCGAAGGGGATCTCAGGACTTTCGACAAGGAATCGATTCGGGAAAAAATCCAGATCGGGTTGAAGTATACGCCGCCAAGCCCCTGGCAGCCCTATGCGGACATGACGTTCGAGCAAAAAGAGGGGACATATTCCTTCTATGACAACCGGGTGCCTGGCGTGGGCAGTGTTCCCGGATATATTCAAAAACCGCTCTCGCATGAAACCCTCAATACTGCTGTTGGGGTGTCCTATCTCGAGGAAGACTGGCTTATCGATGCGGCATACCGGGCCTCGGTCTTTCGTAATGACAACCAGGCCTTGTATTTCGGCCCTGCCAGCGATCCCTTTGCCGACTCCCGGGCCTACGAGCCCGATAATGAATTTCACCAGGTTGCTGTCTCGGGAAATTACAGGATGGACAGGCAGACGATTGATGGCCGGGTACTTTGGCAGGAGTCGACATCTGACGGTGGGTTGAATGTCTTTCCGGGATCACCGAACCAAAAGGCCAAGTTCGACGGTAAGGTCAATACGGTTCAGGTCGATGCGGGCTACAGCAATCGGCTGACCAGCAAAGCTGCGCTGAAGGTGCGGGCAGATTACCGGGATCGCGATGACCGCTCGGATAAGGATGCCGTCATAGGCCAGACACGGCCAACAACCGACAGAACTCGAAGCGGTCTCGAAGTGGTGGGGGATTACCGTTATAACCGGTCATGGAAAATTCAGGGCGGATATGACTATCGCTATCGCTCGCGGGAAGAGGCGAACAGGAAGCGCACCAATGAAAGCACGCTGTATCTTTCAACACGCTACAAACCGGTCGATGACTGGAGTGCCGGTGCCAAAGTCTCATGGCAAGACAGAGACGGCTCGAGCTGGAGGAACGACAGTGCCAATAGCCCGAATTTGAGGCAGTATTATTTGGCCGATCGGGAAAGGCTGGAACTCCGTGGGGATATTCGCTATCAGCTTAATGATTCAACCCAATTGTCTGCCGCCGCTTGGTACGGCGATGAGGATTATCCCACCCCGGATATAGGCCGCAGCTCGGGTAAAGATTATGGCTATGATGCCACCGTTGATTACCAGCATGATGAAAATACCGTGGGCTATGCCTACCTGAATTATCAGCAAATTGAATCCAAGCAGCAGAGCGCCAACAGCAATTCCCCTGATTTTTCCCGATATACTTCAGAACTGACCGATGAAGCTGTGGTTGTCGGAGTTGGAGCCAACCGGAACAATCTGATGGATAAGCGGCTGGATATCGGGCTTGATTACAGTTATAGCTATGGCAAGGGAAAGACATCCACCACGTCAAATGCCGACTTTGATTATCCGGATAATCGCTCCCAGGGGCATCGTTTGGAGGTCAATGGTACCTATCGTGTCGATGACAGACAGAGTATCAAGCTCAATATCAGGTATGAAAACTATGATGAGGATGATTATCTGTTTGCCGCAGACGAGGATAGCCTAGGCCGTGTCAATCAAGACTATGATGGCTACTTCGGTATGGTGTCGTGGGAATATAAATACTGA